The following are from one region of the Pseudomonas putida genome:
- a CDS encoding EamA family transporter: MPLKDLLIALVVIVAWGVNFVVIKVGLDGLPPMLLGALRFLLVAFPAILLVKRPKLPWRWLIAYGATISLGQFAFLFQAMYSGMPPGLASLILQSQAFFTLGFAALFLGERLRLASVLGLLVAASGLALIGSEDGGHVPMLALVLTLCGGAMWGLGNIITRRFGSVDLVALVIWGGLIPPLPFLALSWWLEGPERIGHALANIGWSSVLALVYLAFVATMLGYSLWSKLLSRHPAGKVAPFSLLVPVIGLSSSALLLGERLTATQGWGALLVMAGLLVNVFGARIGQRLRAVSA; encoded by the coding sequence ATGCCGCTCAAGGACCTGCTCATCGCCCTGGTGGTGATTGTCGCCTGGGGAGTCAACTTCGTGGTCATCAAGGTTGGCCTCGATGGCTTGCCGCCGATGTTGCTGGGGGCGTTGCGTTTCCTGTTGGTGGCGTTTCCGGCGATCCTGCTGGTCAAGCGGCCCAAGCTACCCTGGCGCTGGCTGATCGCCTACGGTGCGACCATTTCGTTGGGGCAGTTCGCGTTCCTGTTCCAGGCCATGTATAGCGGCATGCCACCGGGGCTGGCCTCGCTGATCCTGCAGTCCCAGGCGTTCTTTACCCTCGGCTTCGCCGCGCTGTTTCTCGGTGAGCGGCTGCGCCTGGCCAGCGTGCTGGGGCTGCTGGTGGCAGCCAGCGGCCTGGCGCTTATCGGCAGCGAAGACGGTGGCCATGTGCCGATGCTGGCGTTGGTACTAACCCTGTGCGGCGGCGCCATGTGGGGTTTGGGCAACATCATTACGCGGCGCTTTGGCTCGGTTGACCTGGTGGCGCTGGTGATCTGGGGCGGGCTGATCCCGCCACTGCCGTTCCTGGCACTCTCCTGGTGGCTGGAGGGGCCGGAGCGCATTGGCCATGCGCTGGCCAATATCGGCTGGAGTTCGGTATTGGCCCTGGTTTACCTGGCGTTTGTCGCCACCATGCTCGGCTACAGCCTGTGGAGCAAACTGCTGTCGCGCCACCCGGCGGGCAAGGTAGCGCCGTTCTCGCTGCTGGTGCCAGTGATTGGCCTGAGCTCGTCGGCGTTGTTGCTGGGTGAGCGTTTGACCGCGACCCAGGGTTGGGGCGCCTTGCTGGTGATGGCCGGGTTGCTGGTGAATGTGTTCGGCGCCCGCATTGGCCAACGGCTGCGCGCGGTCAGCGCGTAG
- a CDS encoding 2-hydroxychromene-2-carboxylate isomerase, which yields MHKTVDFFFDLGSPASYLAWTQLPELCARQGATLRYRPMLLGGVFQATGNASPVMVPAKGRYMFTDLARFATRYGVQFELPPGFPVNTLTLMRGAVGTQLCSPERFEALLGVLFNGLFVQRRNLGDSAVLDDTLSQGGFDPQAFRALAADEEVKAALRHATEEAVARGVFGAPTCFVGDQMFFGQDRLDFVEEALREGASSRSS from the coding sequence ATGCACAAGACTGTCGACTTCTTTTTTGACCTTGGTAGCCCGGCCAGCTACCTGGCCTGGACCCAGCTGCCTGAACTGTGTGCCCGCCAAGGGGCCACGCTGCGCTACCGGCCGATGCTGCTGGGCGGGGTTTTCCAGGCCACCGGCAATGCCTCGCCGGTCATGGTCCCGGCCAAGGGCCGTTACATGTTCACCGACCTGGCGCGCTTCGCCACCCGCTACGGGGTTCAGTTCGAGCTGCCGCCGGGGTTCCCGGTCAATACCTTGACCCTGATGCGCGGGGCAGTGGGCACTCAGCTGTGTTCGCCGGAGCGCTTCGAGGCGTTACTGGGGGTGCTGTTCAATGGCCTTTTCGTGCAGCGCCGCAACCTGGGCGATAGCGCCGTCCTCGACGATACGCTCAGCCAGGGCGGCTTTGACCCGCAGGCATTTCGCGCGCTGGCGGCTGATGAGGAGGTGAAGGCTGCGCTCAGGCACGCGACCGAAGAGGCTGTGGCGCGCGGGGTGTTTGGTGCGCCGACCTGCTTTGTCGGTGACCAGATGTTCTTCGGCCAGGACCGCCTGGACTTTGTCGAAGAGGCCCTGCGTGAGGGCGCAAGCAGCCGTTCCAGCTGA
- a CDS encoding bile acid:sodium symporter family protein → MKYLRMLFDNFTLALLGVVLIATVLPCSGDGAVYFGWLTNLAIGLLFFLHGAKLSREAIITGAGHWRLHLLVFACTFVLFPLLGLAFKPLFVPLVGNELYLGVLYLCALPATVQSAIAFTSLARGNVPAAICSAAASSLLGIFLTPLLVMLLLGASGDTGSGLDAVLKITLQLLVPFVAGQVARRWIGAWVKRNARWLKVVDQGSILLVVYTAFSEAVVTGLWHTVSPQHLAGLFAVCGILLAVVLYGTRLLGKLLGFDLEDRITILFAGSKKSLATGVPMAQVLFVGSGIGAMILPLMLFHQIQLMVCAVLAQRYASREPVAEEASAAS, encoded by the coding sequence ATGAAGTATTTGCGCATGTTATTCGACAATTTCACCCTGGCCTTGCTCGGGGTGGTACTGATTGCCACAGTGCTGCCTTGCTCGGGCGACGGCGCGGTGTATTTCGGTTGGTTGACCAACCTGGCCATCGGCCTGCTGTTCTTCCTGCACGGTGCCAAGCTGTCGCGCGAGGCGATCATCACCGGTGCCGGGCATTGGCGCCTGCACTTGCTGGTGTTCGCCTGCACCTTCGTGCTGTTCCCGCTGCTGGGCCTGGCGTTCAAGCCATTGTTCGTGCCGCTGGTGGGCAACGAACTGTACCTGGGCGTGCTCTACCTGTGTGCGTTGCCGGCTACCGTACAGTCGGCCATTGCCTTCACCTCGCTGGCGCGTGGCAACGTGCCGGCGGCCATTTGCAGCGCGGCGGCATCCAGCCTGCTGGGAATCTTCCTTACGCCGTTGCTGGTGATGCTGTTGCTGGGGGCCAGCGGTGATACCGGTTCTGGCCTGGACGCAGTGCTGAAGATCACCCTGCAGCTGCTGGTGCCGTTCGTGGCCGGGCAAGTCGCCCGGCGATGGATCGGCGCCTGGGTCAAGCGCAACGCGCGCTGGCTCAAGGTGGTGGACCAAGGCTCGATCCTGCTGGTGGTCTATACCGCGTTCAGCGAGGCGGTGGTCACCGGGCTGTGGCACACGGTATCGCCGCAGCACCTGGCCGGGTTGTTTGCCGTGTGCGGGATATTGCTGGCGGTGGTGCTGTACGGTACCCGGCTGCTGGGCAAGCTGCTGGGCTTTGACCTGGAAGACCGCATTACCATCCTGTTTGCCGGTTCGAAGAAGAGCCTGGCTACCGGGGTGCCAATGGCGCAGGTGCTGTTCGTCGGCAGTGGCATTGGCGCAATGATCCTGCCGCTGATGCTGTTCCATCAGATCCAGCTGATGGTCTGTGCGGTGCTGGCGCAACGTTATGCCAGCCGTGAGCCGGTGGCTGAAGAGGCTTCTGCGGCGTCCTGA
- a CDS encoding TetR/AcrR family transcriptional regulator, producing MRYTNEHKQQTRERLLASSGALAKRGGFSSTGVAGLMKAIGLTGGAFYNHFPSKDDLFTEVVRQELCNSPLARLANQEASRERLGRCLQQYLSLAHLHNPEGGCPLPPLGVEIARAQAPVREVAEHWLVELHRAWSATLEDDELAWVLISQCVGALLVGRMLATESVQSQVLDASRHFVEKALHEAD from the coding sequence ATGCGCTACACCAACGAACACAAGCAGCAAACCCGCGAGCGGCTGCTGGCCAGCAGTGGCGCGCTGGCCAAACGCGGGGGCTTTTCCAGCACCGGCGTGGCCGGGCTGATGAAGGCGATCGGCCTGACCGGCGGCGCCTTCTACAACCACTTCCCGTCCAAGGACGACCTGTTCACCGAGGTCGTGCGGCAAGAACTGTGCAACAGCCCGCTGGCGCGGCTGGCCAACCAGGAGGCCAGCCGCGAACGCCTGGGCCGTTGCCTGCAGCAGTACCTGAGCCTGGCCCACCTGCACAATCCCGAAGGCGGCTGCCCGCTGCCGCCATTGGGGGTGGAGATTGCCCGGGCCCAGGCCCCCGTGCGCGAGGTGGCCGAGCATTGGCTGGTGGAACTGCACCGGGCCTGGAGCGCGACCCTGGAGGACGACGAGTTGGCCTGGGTGCTGATCAGCCAGTGCGTCGGCGCCTTGCTGGTCGGGCGCATGCTGGCTACTGAAAGCGTGCAGTCGCAAGTACTGGACGCCAGCCGCCACTTTGTCGAGAAGGCCCTGCATGAAGCGGATTAG
- a CDS encoding beta-lactamase — MPFSRLAALAAAITLTLGHSAAKADDQLQAKVDQIIRPLMQAQGITGMAVAIYARDHAHYFSYGVASKADNVPVSRDTLFEIGSLSKTYTATLAALASAEGKLDLDAPAKRYHPALAGAPIGDASVLELGAYSADCLPLQFPDAVQTPQQVVEFFRHWQPRVKPGTQRCYSNPSLGLFGDLAARAQHQPFATLMSEGLLKPMGLENTYLQVPASAQGLYAQGYDSADKPVRVGPGPYADEAYGIKTSASDLLRYVRLHMQPAGLPPALAQATAITRRGYFQVGAMTQGLGWERYPYPVMLSTLVDGNGPQLIREPQATTRLQPALPPLPAAWYNKTGSTNGFGAYAAFVPAEQLAVVLLANRNYPNEVRVRAAFDILSGL; from the coding sequence ATGCCCTTCTCCCGCCTGGCTGCACTTGCAGCTGCCATCACCCTCACCCTGGGCCACAGTGCCGCAAAGGCCGACGACCAGTTGCAGGCCAAGGTAGACCAGATCATCCGCCCGCTGATGCAGGCGCAAGGCATCACCGGCATGGCCGTGGCGATCTATGCGCGCGACCATGCGCACTACTTCAGCTATGGCGTGGCCAGCAAGGCCGACAATGTGCCGGTCAGTCGCGACACGCTGTTCGAGATCGGTTCGCTGAGCAAGACCTACACCGCCACCTTGGCCGCACTGGCCAGTGCCGAAGGCAAGCTGGACCTCGATGCCCCGGCCAAGCGCTATCACCCGGCCCTCGCCGGCGCCCCCATCGGCGACGCGAGCGTGCTGGAACTGGGCGCCTACAGTGCCGACTGCCTGCCGTTACAGTTCCCCGACGCGGTGCAGACCCCGCAGCAGGTGGTCGAATTCTTCCGTCATTGGCAACCCCGCGTTAAACCTGGCACCCAGCGCTGCTATTCGAACCCCAGCCTGGGCTTGTTCGGTGACCTGGCTGCGCGCGCACAGCACCAGCCTTTTGCAACGCTGATGAGCGAGGGCCTGCTGAAACCGATGGGCCTGGAAAACACCTATCTGCAGGTCCCGGCCAGCGCCCAGGGGCTGTACGCCCAAGGCTACGACAGCGCCGACAAACCGGTGCGTGTCGGCCCGGGCCCCTACGCCGACGAAGCCTACGGCATCAAGACCAGCGCCAGCGACCTGCTGCGCTATGTGCGCTTGCACATGCAGCCGGCGGGCCTGCCACCGGCGCTGGCGCAAGCCACGGCCATTACCCGGCGGGGCTACTTCCAGGTCGGCGCCATGACCCAGGGGCTGGGCTGGGAGCGCTACCCCTACCCGGTCATGCTGAGCACACTGGTCGATGGCAACGGCCCGCAGCTCATCCGTGAACCGCAGGCCACCACGCGCTTGCAGCCAGCCCTGCCACCGCTGCCGGCAGCCTGGTACAACAAGACCGGTTCAACCAATGGTTTTGGCGCCTACGCCGCCTTCGTACCCGCCGAACAGCTGGCCGTGGTGTTGCTGGCCAACCGAAACTACCCGAACGAAGTCCGGGTGCGCGCTGCTTTCGACATTCTGTCCGGGCTGTAG